The Methanocaldococcus sp. genome has a segment encoding these proteins:
- a CDS encoding helix-turn-helix domain-containing protein yields the protein MIEIKFSKIPRWDEINKIIEQSKHAIVLLKFSKSVYEHPKMQYKLEVLKQEPNIFIEVENSKRGRKKKIDNFTKQKILELLKEGYSLREVGRELGISKSSVWNYAKDYITEIKKEKLKELIWELKETAVEESWYDYTVQALFLELEAYINNNDLEKSKEILQKIIEYRHEAIE from the coding sequence ATGATTGAAATCAAATTCTCTAAAATCCCTCGATGGGATGAGATTAATAAAATTATCGAGCAATCGAAACACGCCATTGTCTTATTAAAATTCTCTAAAAGCGTTTATGAACATCCTAAAATGCAGTATAAACTCGAAGTTTTGAAACAAGAACCTAATATATTTATTGAAGTCGAAAATTCAAAAAGAGGGAGAAAAAAGAAAATTGATAATTTCACTAAACAAAAAATCTTAGAATTGTTGAAAGAAGGTTATTCTCTTAGAGAAGTTGGACGAGAATTAGGTATCTCAAAATCTAGTGTTTGGAATTATGCTAAAGATTATATTACTGAGATAAAAAAAGAGAAATTAAAAGAACTTATCTGGGAGTTAAAAGAAACGGCAGTAGAAGAAAGTTGGTATGACTACACAGTCCAAGCTCTATTTTTAGAACTTGAAGCATATATTAATAACAATGACTTAGAAAAATCAAAAGAGATTTTACAAAAAATTATAGAATATAGACACGAGGCAATTGAATGA
- a CDS encoding tyrosine-type recombinase/integrase yields the protein MVLHMKTWDWFLTNNNYQKPKIKQKGTWDKGIDYEITYKTFQNDLKKLKNKKILYKKDLKKYAYLIVFLTQLRNGCRIWEAIVSIINFCLNHNTIDWANPTVLIRTQKRSDGTTREIILPKCIKKEDIEKVRPIFLDIVKEFENAKTIEEKQKIREKIVKRLNAWLYKNYNKLNSHSLRYAYITYLSKKGIPAQILAKITKHKNINYIEHYTQSKLAKEILKNIGDVDD from the coding sequence ATGGTGCTGCACATGAAAACATGGGACTGGTTCCTCACCAACAATAACTATCAAAAACCCAAAATAAAACAAAAAGGAACATGGGACAAAGGTATCGACTATGAAATAACCTACAAAACATTTCAAAACGACTTAAAAAAACTAAAAAATAAAAAAATCCTATACAAAAAAGACCTAAAAAAATACGCATACCTCATCGTATTCCTAACACAACTAAGAAACGGCTGCAGAATATGGGAGGCTATAGTTAGTATAATTAATTTCTGCCTCAACCACAACACCATAGATTGGGCTAATCCAACAGTATTAATAAGAACACAAAAAAGAAGTGATGGAACTACAAGAGAAATCATCCTTCCAAAATGTATAAAAAAAGAAGACATTGAAAAAGTTAGGCCTATATTCTTAGATATTGTTAAAGAATTTGAAAATGCAAAAACCATCGAAGAAAAACAAAAAATTAGAGAAAAAATCGTAAAAAGATTAAACGCATGGCTATACAAAAACTACAACAAACTCAACTCCCACTCATTACGTTATGCATACATAACCTATTTGAGTAAAAAAGGCATTCCAGCCCAAATCCTCGCAAAAATTACAAAACACAAAAACATAAACTACATCGAACACTACACCCAATCCAAACTAGCCAAAGAAATCCTAAAAAATATTGGGGATGTAGATGATTGA
- a CDS encoding ATP-binding protein, protein MKFYNREMEINYLKTYCQLEPNSILFVYGPKSSGKTTVMLRVIEELSKRDDIIFFYYDLRRYATPTKEEFLEIFFKKGEKKYLLNTLEIDLKIFKFGIEENYDFNNIKLNDVFDKIYESIKAVIRDGKKPVLIIDELQKLKNIYFNGGKSLLNELFNLFVHLTKVRHLCNVICLTSDTLFIQEIYKNSTLEKAAEYYLIDWLSKEDVESILKDEGFTEKEIKYAAKFISLPYEISQLVNNKKVGISVEESIKRWINIEKDKIRYTIRENLDKKEEILKILSKFKDNIKIKNDDIEDELFGTLKILIENEILFYDVINGIIKPSSLTKWFAINNLLKM, encoded by the coding sequence ATGAAATTCTACAACAGAGAAATGGAAATAAACTACCTAAAAACCTATTGTCAGTTGGAGCCTAACTCTATACTATTCGTTTATGGTCCTAAGTCATCAGGTAAAACAACTGTAATGCTAAGGGTTATCGAAGAATTATCTAAAAGAGATGATATTATTTTCTTTTATTACGATTTAAGAAGATATGCAACGCCAACAAAAGAGGAGTTTTTAGAAATATTTTTCAAAAAAGGGGAGAAAAAATACCTATTAAATACTTTGGAAATTGATTTAAAAATATTCAAATTTGGAATAGAAGAAAATTATGATTTTAACAATATAAAGTTAAACGATGTATTTGATAAAATTTATGAAAGCATTAAAGCGGTTATTAGAGATGGGAAAAAGCCAGTTTTAATTATAGATGAATTACAAAAATTAAAAAATATCTACTTCAATGGAGGAAAATCATTATTAAATGAATTATTCAACCTCTTCGTCCATTTAACAAAAGTTAGACACTTATGTAATGTTATTTGTCTAACTTCTGATACCTTATTCATCCAGGAGATTTATAAGAATTCCACATTAGAAAAAGCTGCCGAATATTATCTAATTGATTGGTTAAGTAAAGAAGATGTTGAAAGTATATTAAAAGATGAAGGATTTACTGAGAAAGAAATAAAATACGCAGCTAAATTTATTTCCCTACCTTACGAAATTTCTCAACTAGTGAATAATAAAAAAGTGGGCATATCTGTAGAAGAAAGTATAAAACGATGGATTAACATTGAGAAAGATAAAATAAGATATACAATAAGAGAAAATTTAGATAAAAAAGAGGAAATTCTAAAAATTCTATCAAAGTTCAAGGATAATATTAAAATAAAAAATGATGATATTGAAGATGAGTTATTTGGAACATTGAAAATATTAATTGAGAATGAAATCTTATTCTATGATGTTATTAATGGAATAATCAAACCATCATCATTAACCAAATGGTTTGCCATCAACAATCTATTAAAAATGTAA